Proteins from a genomic interval of Vanessa atalanta chromosome 28, ilVanAtal1.2, whole genome shotgun sequence:
- the LOC125074865 gene encoding uncharacterized protein LOC125074865 isoform X1, protein MSGPLNFEGNASIDWIGIFSVYIILLTVTAIGVIFIFRKRRSSILKSQRPPRTPFSELEFNVATPTDTAKSRRVSFSRRTGVAEFVTNEATTTWKNFYEEHNKSLESSGNESAANAGRQVIGHIGKRIFDQQFEEVEVVDIGGTLQTNTVLQEFQTSLNNVNLTQQLAALECTGDDRKLTAPVQNFDLSSFTDHHSKVFGDDLSIPVMNEMSNQININFSNLQPLGNSNCDDLDEMQRDLERSNPSNVVCQGPSRGRRDLSEYIEIDLNMTNVGVRSDDCDMSITDTIQSPKVQEVMKSNTSNVNDDWAVDKENIVMNPYTTPKESLNFAVNEVTDEVLVFDGKKLTVQSEKKKVLDLESQNASNNTQTPNNVTPKRKTIVLNMNDDLPNFNQDGSLMTSQSYNVPKDNAQEKKTVIYNDFDLSITQSVDNKIEVPKRKTIVFEDDMGNISITQAVPAKVIIHKEEKRKTILYENDLTNLSITQAVPTNIIHGNKSMAEKRKSTVYDDGDISFTRALPSNLILNDKAKPSQDKTVYFQDDLDMSVTQAIPQNIISSKVKNIEYTKNDLTNLSITQAIPCNIIINEIKKNDLGKTIFYGNNLDADIETTQVVSDEAVFIKKSNIDKRKTIVYEEDAGNVSITQAIPSNIIFSSKNNVSDVNASKIDTKAKDNLKNISAFDTETISEAMKELNTEKSSPKRNVTLYGDQAEVSFTRVMPTNILQSNVNEQYDMETISRDNDISMTRALPTNILLSAEEQVKTEEEPLNKEADVTIPKTDLNKTESKDITINAVGNITRMLQESKFNSNDLSNLSLTKPIPTEILNIHNDFPHKCEIDADKCIFEDNNASVNQDILIYQNAEQNATVINETNHSNYPVEDLKQISYSSFSKNNDSIRHDHTLNQTTVEEQSSDRSNTYSIRKYVHNEEGLIERESLKEIEILPICTQESKVILAEQNSKPKKSILSELLDMSCASLNEANISETKALTENERSPPAVEKESSESLFLIIRDSGNDINVAHIGETVNSKNDNDMSSDFQKISSQLQARDTEESEQDYLKQKVEELKIINEVNTKSLNRHYEKVLSSDLRKSIEDLDKSNVTRGKKSFKNADDTAELLEMLSDFTDGQSDDQGKNKTLGSIEVKGSETLVNKSKLARLSFVPKRQSIAFSREDLLNNISMAQAALQQSRFEMDESGSTEDTHDSPEEEDFQSNKSPKKSVRMSTEVVKTLQFEEDDSIDDNSSNAVVEISPLKKTAFGESAYMKEDKARVIPTYLKDVSDGIKALMHDLVKPMADVLPYETTELHKAKKSTSTCSTQIQASLVTSSQIDIDVELRSTAESLDNIKSNQSIVTEIAMGKESVSQTLKQNFNPPPTNIPLEINRLPKIEAKMNTLITHHSNAGPVIVFDHHNPLNNILLTQTECTKVHKYNPLSKSICSEDDSVDDINKNKKSDVASVSMHYNVESRLSRNQSVLQPGDACDERTSELISKGSNVSKPLSVNRSTEGLALDMKHTEVNTVIAMKVNQELLQTSSSLTLVDDALAQSAFDLKVDLISSDDDQRSSLKAIYNMDTDEDQLQNIDPDSEDFEKEDVNENSTTRKRSYSPTKQDKNRASRPNVDITPKPVSKMQKISNSPHLKSKDREQFSIEKSPDKTKSPKKRNSSRPEEVITVQQLISECYRITKMDQKNKHANLIESPSVTLDTETISPTTESATSVDTVNVSAKERQDTNSVDTQAVTVVGSDVSRVNWQPEVVDELSSKNLLAECSSSANVVAKINTLPFMGSRECEWESSGGDVWMFRLLRSRIRLTVRLAHSHHNASRSRVRADTHLVALMVDPVQEESDPLAALCVRLAAEAMRYECSRATSAADVPALLRRCAALARVALRWGRAMRDARARLAYSVTPDGELTLKVANVPLRAVWEVRLAVELVAEERGAAWPRAGHVRAASVLSGSRAPSPPRLARLADKLPRDWGHAPAVLWKVFKYLKNKTREDDLLGL, encoded by the exons ATGTCTGGGCCGTTAAATTTTGAGGGAAATGCTTCTATTGATTGGATAGGTATCTTCTCTGTGTATATAATTCTTCTAACGGTCACGGCAATTGGAGTAATCTTTATTTT TAGAAAACGCAGATCATCAATACTCAAAAGCCAGCGACCTCCGCGGACGCCTTTTTCAGAGTTGGAATTCAACGTAGCCACGCCCACGGACACCGCGAAGAGTCGACGTGTCAGTTTCTCACGGCGTACCGGCGTTGC TGAATTTGTTACGAATGAAGCAACAACGACTTGGAAGAACTTTTACGAAGAACATAATAAATCATTGGAATCATCAGGCAACGAATCAGCAGCAAACGCAGGCCGTCAGGTCATAGGGCATATCGGGAAGAGAATATTCGATCAGCAGTTTGAGGAGGTCGAGGTCGTAGATATCGGTGGTACTCTACAAACAAATACAGTACTTCAGGAGTTTCAAACATcactaaataatgttaatttaacacAGCAGCTAGCTGCACTCGAATGTACTGGCGACGATAGGAAGCTAACAGCTCCTGTTCAAAATTTCGATTTAAGTTCGTTCACTGATCACCATAGCAAAGTGTTTGGAGATGATTTAAGTATTCCAGTGATGAATGAAATGTCGAATCagattaatataaacttttcgAATCTACAGCCGTTAGGTAACAGTAATTGTGATGATTTAGATGAAATGCAACGCGACTTGGAAAGGTCGAATCCATCAAATGTTGTCTGTCAGGGTCCTTCTAGAGGTAGAAGGGATCTATCGGAGTATATCGAAATTGATCTAAATATGACTAATGTTGGTGTCAGAAGTGATGATTGTGATATGTCCATCACTGATACAATCCAAAGTCCGAAAGTTCAGGAAGTTATGAAAAGTAATACGTCGAATGTTAATGACGATTGGGCGGTTGACAAAGAAAATATAGTCATGAATCCCTATACAACGCCTAAGGAATCACTAAACTTTGCCGTTAATGAAGTTACTGATGAAGTTCTCGTATTTGATGGAAAGAAACTAACAGTTCAGTCGGAGAAGAAGAAGGTGCTAGATCTAGAGAGTCAAAACGCTTCAAATAATACACAAACTCCTAATAATGTTACTCCGAAGAGAAAAACAATAGTGTTGAATATGAACGATGATTTACCTAATTTCAATCAAGATGGTTCACTCATGACAAGTCAAAGTTATAATGTTCCCAAAGATAATGCACAAGAAAAGAAGACAGTTATATACAATGACTTCGATTTGTCAATAACGCAATCggttgataataaaattgaggTGCCGAAACGAAAAACGATCGTATTTGAAGACGATATGGGAAACATATCGATCACTCAAGCTGTTCCTGCTAAAGTTATAATACATAAAGAGGAAAAGAGAAAGACAATACTGTATGAAAATGATTTGACGAATTTATCAATAACACAAGCTGTTCCCACGAACATAATTCATGGTAACAAAAGTATGgcagaaaaaagaaaaagtactGTCTATGATGACGGTGATATATCTTTTACACGTGCGCTACCttcgaatttaattttgaatgataAAGCTAAACCATCTCAAGATAAAACAGTATATTTTCAAGATGATTTAGACATGTCAGTCACGCAAGCGATACCACAGAACATTATATcttcaaaagttaaaaatatcgaaTACACTAAGAATGATTTAACTAATCTTTCAATAACTCAGGCTATaccttgtaatataataatcaatgaaataaagaaaaacgatCTGggcaaaacaatattttacggTAATAATCTAGATGCAGATATTGAAACAACGCAAGTCGTCTCTGATGAGGCTGTTTTCATCAAAAAGAGTAACATTGATAAAAGGAAAACGATTGTCTACGAAGAGGACGCTGGAAACGTGTCTATCACGCAAGCTATACcctctaatattatattcagtAGTAAAAATAACGTTTCTGATGTAAATGCGTCGAAAATAGATACTAAAGCAAAAGATAATCTCAAAAACATATCAGCTTTCGATACTGAAACTATTTCTGAAGCTATGAAGGAACTAAATACTGAGAAAAGTTCTCCAAAACGTAACGTAACACTTTATGGAGATCAAGCTGAAGTTTCATTCACAAGAGTTATGCctactaatattttacaatcGAATGTTAATGAGCAATATGACATGGAAACGATTTCACGCGATAATGATATTTCTATGACACGTGCGTTGCCTACTAATATATTGTTGTCAGCTGAAGAACAGGTTAAAACTGAAGAAGAACCATTAAACAAAGAGGCTGATGTTACTATACCTAAGACAGATCTAAATAAAACAGAAAGTAAAGATATTACAATTAATGCAGTAGGTAATATAACGAGAATGTTACAAGAATCTAAATTTAATAGCAACGATTTAAGCAATTTATCATTAACGAAGCCGATACCgactgaaatattaaatattcataatgatTTTCCGCACAAGTGCGAAATTGATGCTGATAAGTGCATATTCGAAGATAACAATGCGTCCGTCAATCaagatattttgatatatcagAACGCGGAGCAGAATGCGACAGTAATAAACGAAACCAATCATAGTAATTATCCAGTAGaagatttaaaacaaatctCGTATAGTTCCTtcagtaaaaataatgattctATCAGACATGATCATACATTAAATCAGACTACAGTCGAAGAACAGTCCAGTGATAGATCTAATACTTACAGCATTAGGAAATATGTCCATAATGAGGAGGGACTTATTGAAAGAGAAAGCTTGAAGGAAATAGAAATACTGCCAATTTGCACACAGGAATCCAAAGTTATTCTTGCAGAACAAAATTCTAAGCCCAAAAAGTCTATTCTTAGTGAGCTCTTAGACATGTCGTGTGCTTCGTTAAATGAAGCAAATATAAGTGAAACGAAAGCGTTAACTGAAAACGAACGGAGTCCACCAGCGGTTGAGAAAGAATCAAGTGAGAGTCTCTTTTTGATAATAAGAGACAGCGGAAATGATATTAACGTAGCACATATTGGGGAAACTGTGAATAGTAAAAATGACAATGATATGAGCAGTGATTTCCAAAAAATATCCTCACAGCTACAAGCGCGCGATACCGAAGAATCTGAGCaggattatttaaaacaaaaggtcgaagaacttaaaataattaatgaagtcAATACGAAATCGTTAAACAGACACTATGAAAAAGTATTGAGCTCAGATCTCCGAAAAAGTATAGAAGACTTAGATAAATCTAACGTCACTAGAGgcaaaaaatcttttaagaatGCGGATGACACGGCTGAGTTGTTAGAAATGCTTTCGGATTTTACAGACGGACAATCTGATGACCAAGGAAAGAATAAAACGTTAGGCTCAATAGAAGTAAAAGGCTCCGAAACTCTAGTAAACAAAAGTAAGTTAGCGCGTTTGAGTTTCGTTCCAAAGAGGCAGTCTATCGCGTTTAGTCGAGAGGACttgctaaataatatttcaatggcTCAAGCCGCCTTACAACAGTCTCGATTCGAAATGGACGAAAGCGGAAGTACAGAAGACACACACGACTCACCCGAAGAAGAAGACTTCCAAAGCAATAAATCGCCAAAGAAATCAGTACGAATGAGTACAGAAGTAgtgaaaacattacaatttgAAGAAGACGATTCAATTGACGATAACAGTTCGAATGCAGTTGTAGAAATATCACCGTTAAAGAAAACAGCTTTCGGTGAAAGCGCATATATGAAGGAAGACAAAGCGAGAGTTATACCGACTTATTTGAAGGATGTCTCAGATGGTATTAAAGCTCTGATGCACGATTTGGTAAAGCCGATGGCAGACGTTCTACCTTACGAGACAACTGAACTACACAAGGCCAAGAAATCAACTTCAACGTGCAGTACTCAGATACAAGCAAGCCTAGTGACTTCGAGTCAGATAGATATTGATGTGGAATTACGATCCACTGCGGAGTCACTTGATAATATAAAGTCGAATCAATCCATCGTGACAGAGATAGCCATGGGTAAAGAATCCGTGTCTCaaacattgaaacaaaattttaatccgCCTCCAACAAATATCCCCTTGGAAATAAATCGTTTGCCAAAAATAGAAGCGaaaatgaatactttaataACCCATCATTCGAACGCTGGACCCGTTATTGTATTCGATCATCACAATCCACTAAACAATATACTGTTAACTCAAACGGAATGTACGAAAGTTCACAAATATAACCCATTATCGAAAAGTATTTGCAGTGAAGATGATTCTGttgatgatataaataaaaataagaaatcagATGTCGCGAGTGTTTCGATGCACTATAACGTGGAAAGTCGTTTAAGTCGTAACCAATCCGTATTACAACCTGGGGACGCGTGTGACGAAAGAACAAGCGAATTGATCAGTAAGGGGTCGAATGTTAGTAAGCCTCTGTCTGTCAATCGATCGACCGAAGGCTTAGCATTGGACATGAAACATACAGAAGTCAACACAGTTATCGCTATGAAAGTTAATCAGGAACTTCTACAAACAAGTTCCTCATTAACATTGGTGGATGATGCACTGGCTCAATCAGCGTTTGACCTGAAAGTCGATTTGATTTCTTCTGATGATGATCAAAGATCCTCACTAAAAGCTATTTACAACATGGATACCGATGAAGATCAATTACAAAATATCGATCCAGACAGCGAAGATTTCGAAAAGGAAGATGTTAATGAAAATTCAACCACAAGAAAACGTAGCTATAGTCCAACGAAACAAGACAAAAATAGAGCGAGTCGACCGAACGTGGACATCACTCCGAAACCAGTTAgcaaaatgcaaaaaatatcgAATAGTCCGCATTTAAAGAGCAAAGATCGAGAACAATTTAGTATTGAAAAAAGTCCCGATAAGACGAAATCCCCAAAGAAAAGGAACAGCTCCAGGCCAGAGGAAGTAATAACTGTTCAACAATTAATTTCAGAATGTTACAGGATCACGAAAATGGATCAGAAAAATAAACATGCAAATTTAATAGAGAGTCCATCGGTTACCTTAGATACGGAAACGATATCGCCAACCACAGAGAGCGCGACGAGCGTAGATACTGTGAACGTTAGTGCGAAAGAGAGGCAAGATACGAACAGTGTCGATACCCAAGCGGTTACAGTGGTGGGCAGCGATGTGTCGCGTGTGAACTGGCAGCCTGAAGTCGTTGACGAGTTGAGCTCAAAGAACTTACTAGCTGAATGTAGTTCGAGTGCCAATGTTGTCGCTAAAATCAACACTCTGCCGTTCATGGG AAGCCGAGAGTGCGAATGGGAGTCTTCAGGTGGTGACGTGTGGATGTTCCGACTCTTGCGTTCCCGTATTCGGTTGACTGTCCGTCTCGCTCACTCGCATCACAACGCGTCTCGGTCGCGAGTCCGCGCAGATACACATCTAGTCGCTTTGATGGTGGATCCTGTACAAG AAGAGAGCGACCCGCTGGCGGCGCTGTGCGTGCGGCTGGCGGCCGAGGCCATGCGCTACGAGTGCTCGCGCGCCACCAGCGCCGCCGACGTGCCCGCGCTGCTGCGCCGCTGCGCCGCGCTCGCGCGCGTGGCGCTGCGTTGGGGCCGCGCCATGCGCGACGCGCGCGCCCGCCTCGCCTACTCCGTCACGCCCGACGGCGAGCTCACGCTCAAG GTGGCGAACGTGCCGCTCCGCGCAGTGTGGGAGGTGCGGCTGGCGGTAGAGCTGGTGGCGGAGGAGCGCGGCGCGGCGTGGCCCCGCGCGGGACACGTGCGCGCCGCGTCCGTGCTGTCCGGCTCGCGGGCCCCCTCCCCCCCGCGCCTGGCGCGCCTGGCCGACAAGCTGCCGCGTGACTGGGGACACGCGCCGGCCGTGCTCTG GAAAGTGTTCAAGTATTTGAAGAATAAGACGAGAGAGGATGATTTACTTGGGTTATAA